One part of the Phragmites australis chromosome 3, lpPhrAust1.1, whole genome shotgun sequence genome encodes these proteins:
- the LOC133912654 gene encoding sucrose synthase 2, producing the protein MGEAAGDRVLSRLHSVRERIGDSLSAHPNELVAVFTRLKNLGKGMLQPHQIIAEYNSAIPEAEREKLKDGAFEDVLRAAQEAIVIPPWVALAIRPRPGVWEYVRVNVSELAVEELRVPEYLQFKEQLVEEGNNNNFVLELDFEPFNASFPRPSLSKSIGNGVQFLNRHLSSKLFHDKESMYPLLNFLRAHNYKGMTMMLNDRIRSLSALQGALRKAEEHLSSLPADTPYSDFHHRFQELGLEKGWGDCAKRAHETIHLLLDLLEAPDPSTLEKFLGTIPMVFNVVILSPHGYFAQANVLGYPDTGGQVVYILDQVRAMENEMLLRIKQCGLDITPKILIVTRLLPDATGTTCGQRLEKVLGTEHCQILRVPFRTENGIVRKWISRFEVWPYLETFTDDVAHEIAGELQANPDLIIGNYSDGNLVACLLAHKMGVTHCTIAHALEKTKYPNSDLYWKKFEDHYHFSCQFTTDLIAMNHADFIITSTFQEIAGNKDTVGQYESHMAFTMPGLYRVVHGIDVFDPKFNIVSPGADMSIYFPYTESHKRLTSLHPEIEELLYSNTENNEHKFVLNDRNKPIIFSMARLDRVKNLTGLVELYGRNKRLQELVNLVVVCGDHGNPSKDKEEQAEFKKMFDHIEQYNLNGHIRWISAQMNRVRNGELYRYICDTQGAFVQPAFYEAFGLTVVEAMTCGLPTFATAYGGPAEIIVHGVSGYHIDPYQGDKASALLVDFFEKCKEDSSHWTKISQGGLQRIEEKYTWQLYSERLMTLTGVYGFWKYVSNLERRETRRYLEMLYALKYRKMASTVPLAIEGEPSNK; encoded by the exons ATGGGGGAAGCTGCCGGCGACCGAGTCCTGAGCCGCCTCCACAGCGTCAGGGAGCGCATCGGTGATTCCCTCTCTGCTCACCCCAATGAGCTCGTCGCCGTCTTCACCAG GCTGAAGAACCTTGGAAAGGGAATGCTGCAGCCTCACCAGATCATTGCTGAGTACAACAGTGCAATCCCTGAGGCTGAGCGTGAGAAGCTGAAGGATGGTGCCTTTGAGGATGTGCTGAGGGCGGCACAG GAGGCGATCGTTATCCCCCCATGGGTTGCCCTTGCCATCCGCCCTAGGCCTGGTGTCTGGGAATATGTGAGGGTTAATGTGAGTGAGCTTGCTGTTGAGGAGTTGAGGGTCCCTGAGTACCTGCAGTTCAAGGAACAGCTTGTGGAAGAAGG AAACAACAACAACTTTGTGCTTGAGCTGGACTTTGAGCCATTCAATGCGTCCTTCCCTCGTCCTTCTCTGTCGAAGTCCATTGGAAATGGTGTGCAGTTCCTCAACAGGCACCTGTCATCTAAGCTCTTCCATGACAAGGAGAGCATGTACCCTTTGCTCAACTTCCTTCGCGCGCACAACTACAAGGGGATG ACAATGATGCTGAACGACAGAATCCGCAGTCTAAGTGCTCTCCAAGGTGCTCTGAGGAAGGCTGAGGAGCATCTGTCTAGCCTTCCAGCAGATACCCCGTACTCAGACTTCCACCACAG GTTCCAGGAACTTGGTCTGGAAAAGGGTTGGGGTGATTGTGCTAAGCGTGCGCATGAGACTATTCACCTCCTCTTGGACCTTCTTGAGGCCCCAGATCCGTCCACCCTGGAGAAGTTCCTTGGAACAATCCCCATGGTGTTCAATGTTGTCATCCTCTCCCCCCATGGTTACTTCGCCCAAGCTAATGTCTTGGGTTACCCTGACACTGGAGGCCAG GTTGTCTACATTTTGGATCAAGTCCGTGCTATGGAGAATGAAATGCTGCTGAGGATCAAGCAGTGTGGTCTTGATATCACACCAAAGATCCTTATT GTCACCAGGTTGCTCCCTGATGCAACTGGCACCACTTGTGGTCAGCGTCTTGAGAAGGTCCTTGGCACTGAGCACTGCCAAATCCTTCGTGTGCCATTCAGAACTGAAAATGGAATTGTTCGCAAGTGGATCTCACGTTTTGAAGTCTGGCCATACCTGGAGACTTTCACCGAT GATGTGGCACACGAGATTGCTGGAGAGCTTCAGGCCAACCCCGACCTGATCATTGGAAACTACAGTGATGGAAACCTTGTTGCATGCTTGCTTGCACACAAGATGGGCGTTACTCAT TGTACCATTGCCCATGCGcttgagaagaccaagtaccccAACTCCGACCTCTACTGGAAGAAGTTTGAGGATCACTACCACTTTTCGTGCCAGTTCACCACTGACTTGATTGCTATGAACCATGCTGACTTCATCATCACCAGTACCTTCCAAGAGATTGCTGGAAA CAAGGACACTGTTGGCCAGTATGAGTCGCACATGGCATTCACAATGCCTGGTCTGTACCGTGTCGTCCATGGTATCGATGTCTTCGACCCTAAGTTCAACATTGTCTCGCCTGGTGCAGACATGTCCATCTACTTCCCTTACACTGAGTCACACAAGAGGCTGACCTCCCTTCACCCGGAGATTGAAGAGCTCCTCTACAGCAATACCGAGAACAATGAGCACAA GTTTGTGCTAAACGACAGGAACAAGCCAATTATCTTCTCTATGGCTCGTCTTGACCGTGTCAAGAACTTGACTGGTCTGGTTGAGCTGTATGGCCGGAACAAACGCCTGCAGGAGTTGGTTAACCTTGTGGTTGTCTGTGGTGACCATGGCAACCCTTCgaaggacaaggaggagcagGCTGAGTTCAAGAAAATGTTTGACCATATTGAGCAGTACAACCTGAATGGGCACATCCGCTGGATCTCTGCTCAGATGAACCGTGTCCGCAATGGAGAGCTCTACCGCTACATTTGCGACACCCAGGGTGCTTTTGTGCAG CCTGCTTTCTACGAGGCTTTCGGCCTTACTGTGGTTGAAGCCATGACCTGCGGTCTGCCAACATTCGCAACTGCCTATGGTGGTCCAGCTGAGATCATCGTGCACGGCGTTTCTGGCTACCACATTGATCCTTACCAAGGTGACAAGGCCTCCGCTCTGCTTGTGGATTTCTTCGAGAAGTGCAAGGAAGACTCCAGCCACTGGACCAAGATCTCCCAGGGCGGACTCCAGCGTATCGAGGAGAA ATACACCTGGCAGCTTTACTCCGAGAGGCTGATGACGCTCACCGGTGTGTACGGGTTCTGGAAGTATGTCTCCAACCTCGAGAGGCGCGAGACCCGGCGCTACCTGGAGATGCTGTACGCTCTCAAATACCGCAAGATGGCCAGCACCGTCCCGTTGGCCATTGAAGGAGAGCCCTCGAACAAATGA